The Castanea sativa cultivar Marrone di Chiusa Pesio chromosome 11, ASM4071231v1 genome contains a region encoding:
- the LOC142618083 gene encoding beta-glucosidase 17-like isoform X3, giving the protein MGSWRKSSMEVIHHHHHLFLYVLLFVVYFFSCTESLSRSDFPAGFIFGGASSAYQGLHFNMEKDLAYGTLSPENIQGDIALMKEIGLDFFRFSISWTRILPKGKISGGVNQEGITFYNNLINELLSQGLKPFITLFHWDVPQALEEEYGGFLSQNIVDDYRNYVDVCFKEFGDRVKYWVTINEPNSFTIGGYVTGIEAPGRCSNHIGNCTYGNSGIEPYIVGHNLLLSHATAVKLYKEKYQESQMGEIGISVQSYWDLPKYQTVASIKAAFRGLDFRFGWFVDPIIFGDYPEIMRVLVATRLPIFTESQSKMLKGSLDFLGVNYYTARYADDSTSSSSVNLSYTTDSLVNLTITLFNATAEKDGIPIGQPTAADWLFVYPRGIRELMLYVKKKYNNPPIYITENGVDDNDSLPIQKALNDSLRIKYYHCHLSNLLKAIRAGVDVRGYFAWSFLDNFEWESGYTLRFGITYVDYKNGLTRYLKSSAFWFKNFLQKENVIRSKPLLYHDSN; this is encoded by the exons ATGGGGAGTTGGAGAAAGTCAAGCATGGAAGTaattcatcatcatcaccatctcTTTTTGTATGTGCTGCTTTTTGTAGTCTATTTTTTCTCTTGCACTGAAAGTCTTAGTCGGAGTGATTTTCCAGCTGGTTTCATATTTGGAGGGGCCTCAAGTGCTTACCAG GGGCTGCATTTCAACATGGAAAAGGACCTAGCATATGGGACACTTTCACCAGAGAACAtccag GGGGACATAGCTTTGATGAAAGAAATTGGTTTAGACTTCTTTAGGTTCTCCATCTCATGGACCAGAATACTACCTA AGGGAAAAATCAGTGGGGGAGTGAACCAAGAAGGGATCACATTCTACAATAACCTCATAAATGAGCTACTATCTCAAG gTTTAAAACCTTTTATAACTCTATTCCATTGGGATGTTCCACAAGCCCTTGAAGAGGAGTATGGTGGATTCTTGAGCCAAAACATAGT GGATGATTATCGGAACTACGTGGATGTCTGTTTCAAAGAATTTGGTGATAGAGTAAAGTATTGGGTCACAATTAACGAGCCAAATTCATTTACCATTGGGGGCTACGTAACAGGAATTGAAGCACCTGGTCGATGTTCTAACCATATCGGAAATTGCACATATGGGAACTCCGGGATAGAACCCTATATAGTGGGACATAATTTACTACTTTCTCATGCAACTGCTGTGAAATTATACAAGGAAAAGTATCAG GAATCTCAAATGGGAGAAATTGGCATTTCAGTACAAAGTTATTGGGATTTGCCTAAATACCAAACAGTTGCTAGCATCAAGGCTGCCTTTAGAGGTCTTGATTTTAGGTTTGGATG GTTTGTTGATCCAATTATTTTTGGTGACTATCCTGAGATCATGCGAGTTTTGGTGGCAACTCGACTACCTATATTTACTGAATCGCAATCCAAGATGTTAAAAGGTTCTCTGGATTTCCTTGGAGTAAATTACTATACTGCAAGATATGCTGATGACTCTACATCTTCTAGTAGCGTCAACCTAAGTTACACAACAGATAGCCTCGTAAATTTGACCA TCACTCTATTCAATGCCACAGCGGAGAAGGATGGCATTCCTATTGGTCAACCA ACCGCTGCTGATTGGCTGTTCGTTTATCCAAGAGGAATTCGAGAACTTATGCTATatgtgaagaaaaaatataataatccACCTATTTACATTACCGAAAATG GAGTTGATGATAATGACTCATTGCCAATTCAAAAGGCTCTCAATGATAGCTTGAGGATAAAATACTACCATTGTCACCTATCAAATCTCTTGAAGGCCATAAG GGCTGGGGTTGATGTGAGAGGATACTTTGCGTGGTCATTTCTTGATAACTTTGAATGGGAATCTGGTTATACTCTTCGATTTGGCATCACTTATGTAGATTACAAAAATGGGTTGACAAGATACCTGAAAAGCTCtgccttttggtttaaaaattttctccaaaaggAAAATGTCATCCGAAGCAAACCTTTGTTGTACCATGATAGTAATTGA
- the LOC142618083 gene encoding beta-glucosidase 17-like isoform X1 translates to MGSWRKSSMEVIHHHHHLFLYVLLFVVYFFSCTESLSRSDFPAGFIFGGASSAYQYEGAAFQHGKGPSIWDTFTREHPEKIADHTTGDIADDFYYVFKGDIALMKEIGLDFFRFSISWTRILPKGKISGGVNQEGITFYNNLINELLSQGLKPFITLFHWDVPQALEEEYGGFLSQNIVDDYRNYVDVCFKEFGDRVKYWVTINEPNSFTIGGYVTGIEAPGRCSNHIGNCTYGNSGIEPYIVGHNLLLSHATAVKLYKEKYQESQMGEIGISVQSYWDLPKYQTVASIKAAFRGLDFRFGWFVDPIIFGDYPEIMRVLVATRLPIFTESQSKMLKGSLDFLGVNYYTARYADDSTSSSSVNLSYTTDSLVNLTITLFNATAEKDGIPIGQPTAADWLFVYPRGIRELMLYVKKKYNNPPIYITENGVDDNDSLPIQKALNDSLRIKYYHCHLSNLLKAIRAGVDVRGYFAWSFLDNFEWESGYTLRFGITYVDYKNGLTRYLKSSAFWFKNFLQKENVIRSKPLLYHDSN, encoded by the exons ATGGGGAGTTGGAGAAAGTCAAGCATGGAAGTaattcatcatcatcaccatctcTTTTTGTATGTGCTGCTTTTTGTAGTCTATTTTTTCTCTTGCACTGAAAGTCTTAGTCGGAGTGATTTTCCAGCTGGTTTCATATTTGGAGGGGCCTCAAGTGCTTACCAG TATGAAGGGGCTGCATTTCAACATGGAAAAGGACCTAGCATATGGGACACTTTCACCAGAGAACAtccag AAAAAATTGCAGACCATACCACCGGAGATATAGCTGATGATTTTTACTATGTTTTTAAG GGGGACATAGCTTTGATGAAAGAAATTGGTTTAGACTTCTTTAGGTTCTCCATCTCATGGACCAGAATACTACCTA AGGGAAAAATCAGTGGGGGAGTGAACCAAGAAGGGATCACATTCTACAATAACCTCATAAATGAGCTACTATCTCAAG gTTTAAAACCTTTTATAACTCTATTCCATTGGGATGTTCCACAAGCCCTTGAAGAGGAGTATGGTGGATTCTTGAGCCAAAACATAGT GGATGATTATCGGAACTACGTGGATGTCTGTTTCAAAGAATTTGGTGATAGAGTAAAGTATTGGGTCACAATTAACGAGCCAAATTCATTTACCATTGGGGGCTACGTAACAGGAATTGAAGCACCTGGTCGATGTTCTAACCATATCGGAAATTGCACATATGGGAACTCCGGGATAGAACCCTATATAGTGGGACATAATTTACTACTTTCTCATGCAACTGCTGTGAAATTATACAAGGAAAAGTATCAG GAATCTCAAATGGGAGAAATTGGCATTTCAGTACAAAGTTATTGGGATTTGCCTAAATACCAAACAGTTGCTAGCATCAAGGCTGCCTTTAGAGGTCTTGATTTTAGGTTTGGATG GTTTGTTGATCCAATTATTTTTGGTGACTATCCTGAGATCATGCGAGTTTTGGTGGCAACTCGACTACCTATATTTACTGAATCGCAATCCAAGATGTTAAAAGGTTCTCTGGATTTCCTTGGAGTAAATTACTATACTGCAAGATATGCTGATGACTCTACATCTTCTAGTAGCGTCAACCTAAGTTACACAACAGATAGCCTCGTAAATTTGACCA TCACTCTATTCAATGCCACAGCGGAGAAGGATGGCATTCCTATTGGTCAACCA ACCGCTGCTGATTGGCTGTTCGTTTATCCAAGAGGAATTCGAGAACTTATGCTATatgtgaagaaaaaatataataatccACCTATTTACATTACCGAAAATG GAGTTGATGATAATGACTCATTGCCAATTCAAAAGGCTCTCAATGATAGCTTGAGGATAAAATACTACCATTGTCACCTATCAAATCTCTTGAAGGCCATAAG GGCTGGGGTTGATGTGAGAGGATACTTTGCGTGGTCATTTCTTGATAACTTTGAATGGGAATCTGGTTATACTCTTCGATTTGGCATCACTTATGTAGATTACAAAAATGGGTTGACAAGATACCTGAAAAGCTCtgccttttggtttaaaaattttctccaaaaggAAAATGTCATCCGAAGCAAACCTTTGTTGTACCATGATAGTAATTGA
- the LOC142618083 gene encoding beta-glucosidase 17-like isoform X2, which produces MGSWRKSSMEVIHHHHHLFLYVLLFVVYFFSCTESLSRSDFPAGFIFGGASSAYQYEGAAFQHGKGPSIWDTFTREHPEKIADHTTGDIADDFYYVFKGDIALMKEIGLDFFRFSISWTRILPKGKISGGVNQEGITFYNNLINELLSQGLKPFITLFHWDVPQALEEEYGGFLSQNIVDDYRNYVDVCFKEFGDRVKYWVTINEPNSFTIGGYVTGIEAPGRCSNHIGNCTYGNSGIEPYIVGHNLLLSHATAVKLYKEKYQESQMGEIGISVQSYWDLPKYQTVASIKAAFRGLDFRFGWFVDPIIFGDYPEIMRVLVATRLPIFTESQSKMLKGSLDFLGVNYYTARYADDSTSSSSVNLSYTTDSLVNLTTEKDGIPIGQPTAADWLFVYPRGIRELMLYVKKKYNNPPIYITENGVDDNDSLPIQKALNDSLRIKYYHCHLSNLLKAIRAGVDVRGYFAWSFLDNFEWESGYTLRFGITYVDYKNGLTRYLKSSAFWFKNFLQKENVIRSKPLLYHDSN; this is translated from the exons ATGGGGAGTTGGAGAAAGTCAAGCATGGAAGTaattcatcatcatcaccatctcTTTTTGTATGTGCTGCTTTTTGTAGTCTATTTTTTCTCTTGCACTGAAAGTCTTAGTCGGAGTGATTTTCCAGCTGGTTTCATATTTGGAGGGGCCTCAAGTGCTTACCAG TATGAAGGGGCTGCATTTCAACATGGAAAAGGACCTAGCATATGGGACACTTTCACCAGAGAACAtccag AAAAAATTGCAGACCATACCACCGGAGATATAGCTGATGATTTTTACTATGTTTTTAAG GGGGACATAGCTTTGATGAAAGAAATTGGTTTAGACTTCTTTAGGTTCTCCATCTCATGGACCAGAATACTACCTA AGGGAAAAATCAGTGGGGGAGTGAACCAAGAAGGGATCACATTCTACAATAACCTCATAAATGAGCTACTATCTCAAG gTTTAAAACCTTTTATAACTCTATTCCATTGGGATGTTCCACAAGCCCTTGAAGAGGAGTATGGTGGATTCTTGAGCCAAAACATAGT GGATGATTATCGGAACTACGTGGATGTCTGTTTCAAAGAATTTGGTGATAGAGTAAAGTATTGGGTCACAATTAACGAGCCAAATTCATTTACCATTGGGGGCTACGTAACAGGAATTGAAGCACCTGGTCGATGTTCTAACCATATCGGAAATTGCACATATGGGAACTCCGGGATAGAACCCTATATAGTGGGACATAATTTACTACTTTCTCATGCAACTGCTGTGAAATTATACAAGGAAAAGTATCAG GAATCTCAAATGGGAGAAATTGGCATTTCAGTACAAAGTTATTGGGATTTGCCTAAATACCAAACAGTTGCTAGCATCAAGGCTGCCTTTAGAGGTCTTGATTTTAGGTTTGGATG GTTTGTTGATCCAATTATTTTTGGTGACTATCCTGAGATCATGCGAGTTTTGGTGGCAACTCGACTACCTATATTTACTGAATCGCAATCCAAGATGTTAAAAGGTTCTCTGGATTTCCTTGGAGTAAATTACTATACTGCAAGATATGCTGATGACTCTACATCTTCTAGTAGCGTCAACCTAAGTTACACAACAGATAGCCTCGTAAATTTGACCA CGGAGAAGGATGGCATTCCTATTGGTCAACCA ACCGCTGCTGATTGGCTGTTCGTTTATCCAAGAGGAATTCGAGAACTTATGCTATatgtgaagaaaaaatataataatccACCTATTTACATTACCGAAAATG GAGTTGATGATAATGACTCATTGCCAATTCAAAAGGCTCTCAATGATAGCTTGAGGATAAAATACTACCATTGTCACCTATCAAATCTCTTGAAGGCCATAAG GGCTGGGGTTGATGTGAGAGGATACTTTGCGTGGTCATTTCTTGATAACTTTGAATGGGAATCTGGTTATACTCTTCGATTTGGCATCACTTATGTAGATTACAAAAATGGGTTGACAAGATACCTGAAAAGCTCtgccttttggtttaaaaattttctccaaaaggAAAATGTCATCCGAAGCAAACCTTTGTTGTACCATGATAGTAATTGA
- the LOC142618083 gene encoding beta-glucosidase 17-like isoform X5 — MGSWRKSSMEVIHHHHHLFLYVLLFVVYFFSCTESLSRSDFPAGFIFGGASSAYQYEGAAFQHGKGPSIWDTFTREHPEKIADHTTGDIADDFYYVFKGDIALMKEIGLDFFRFSISWTRILPKGKISGGVNQEGITFYNNLINELLSQGLKPFITLFHWDVPQALEEEYGGFLSQNIVDDYRNYVDVCFKEFGDRVKYWVTINEPNSFTIGGYVTGIEAPGRCSNHIGNCTYGNSGIEPYIVGHNLLLSHATAVKLYKEKYQESQMGEIGISVQSYWDLPKYQTVASIKAAFRGLDFRFGWFVDPIIFGDYPEIMRVLVATRLPIFTESQSKMLKVTLFNATAEKDGIPIGQPTAADWLFVYPRGIRELMLYVKKKYNNPPIYITENGVDDNDSLPIQKALNDSLRIKYYHCHLSNLLKAIRAGVDVRGYFAWSFLDNFEWESGYTLRFGITYVDYKNGLTRYLKSSAFWFKNFLQKENVIRSKPLLYHDSN; from the exons ATGGGGAGTTGGAGAAAGTCAAGCATGGAAGTaattcatcatcatcaccatctcTTTTTGTATGTGCTGCTTTTTGTAGTCTATTTTTTCTCTTGCACTGAAAGTCTTAGTCGGAGTGATTTTCCAGCTGGTTTCATATTTGGAGGGGCCTCAAGTGCTTACCAG TATGAAGGGGCTGCATTTCAACATGGAAAAGGACCTAGCATATGGGACACTTTCACCAGAGAACAtccag AAAAAATTGCAGACCATACCACCGGAGATATAGCTGATGATTTTTACTATGTTTTTAAG GGGGACATAGCTTTGATGAAAGAAATTGGTTTAGACTTCTTTAGGTTCTCCATCTCATGGACCAGAATACTACCTA AGGGAAAAATCAGTGGGGGAGTGAACCAAGAAGGGATCACATTCTACAATAACCTCATAAATGAGCTACTATCTCAAG gTTTAAAACCTTTTATAACTCTATTCCATTGGGATGTTCCACAAGCCCTTGAAGAGGAGTATGGTGGATTCTTGAGCCAAAACATAGT GGATGATTATCGGAACTACGTGGATGTCTGTTTCAAAGAATTTGGTGATAGAGTAAAGTATTGGGTCACAATTAACGAGCCAAATTCATTTACCATTGGGGGCTACGTAACAGGAATTGAAGCACCTGGTCGATGTTCTAACCATATCGGAAATTGCACATATGGGAACTCCGGGATAGAACCCTATATAGTGGGACATAATTTACTACTTTCTCATGCAACTGCTGTGAAATTATACAAGGAAAAGTATCAG GAATCTCAAATGGGAGAAATTGGCATTTCAGTACAAAGTTATTGGGATTTGCCTAAATACCAAACAGTTGCTAGCATCAAGGCTGCCTTTAGAGGTCTTGATTTTAGGTTTGGATG GTTTGTTGATCCAATTATTTTTGGTGACTATCCTGAGATCATGCGAGTTTTGGTGGCAACTCGACTACCTATATTTACTGAATCGCAATCCAAGATGTTAAAAG TCACTCTATTCAATGCCACAGCGGAGAAGGATGGCATTCCTATTGGTCAACCA ACCGCTGCTGATTGGCTGTTCGTTTATCCAAGAGGAATTCGAGAACTTATGCTATatgtgaagaaaaaatataataatccACCTATTTACATTACCGAAAATG GAGTTGATGATAATGACTCATTGCCAATTCAAAAGGCTCTCAATGATAGCTTGAGGATAAAATACTACCATTGTCACCTATCAAATCTCTTGAAGGCCATAAG GGCTGGGGTTGATGTGAGAGGATACTTTGCGTGGTCATTTCTTGATAACTTTGAATGGGAATCTGGTTATACTCTTCGATTTGGCATCACTTATGTAGATTACAAAAATGGGTTGACAAGATACCTGAAAAGCTCtgccttttggtttaaaaattttctccaaaaggAAAATGTCATCCGAAGCAAACCTTTGTTGTACCATGATAGTAATTGA
- the LOC142618083 gene encoding beta-glucosidase 17-like isoform X7: MGSWRKSSMEVIHHHHHLFLYVLLFVVYFFSCTESLSRSDFPAGFIFGGASSAYQYEGAAFQHGKGPSIWDTFTREHPEGKISGGVNQEGITFYNNLINELLSQGLKPFITLFHWDVPQALEEEYGGFLSQNIVDDYRNYVDVCFKEFGDRVKYWVTINEPNSFTIGGYVTGIEAPGRCSNHIGNCTYGNSGIEPYIVGHNLLLSHATAVKLYKEKYQESQMGEIGISVQSYWDLPKYQTVASIKAAFRGLDFRFGWFVDPIIFGDYPEIMRVLVATRLPIFTESQSKMLKGSLDFLGVNYYTARYADDSTSSSSVNLSYTTDSLVNLTITLFNATAEKDGIPIGQPTAADWLFVYPRGIRELMLYVKKKYNNPPIYITENGVDDNDSLPIQKALNDSLRIKYYHCHLSNLLKAIRAGVDVRGYFAWSFLDNFEWESGYTLRFGITYVDYKNGLTRYLKSSAFWFKNFLQKENVIRSKPLLYHDSN; this comes from the exons ATGGGGAGTTGGAGAAAGTCAAGCATGGAAGTaattcatcatcatcaccatctcTTTTTGTATGTGCTGCTTTTTGTAGTCTATTTTTTCTCTTGCACTGAAAGTCTTAGTCGGAGTGATTTTCCAGCTGGTTTCATATTTGGAGGGGCCTCAAGTGCTTACCAG TATGAAGGGGCTGCATTTCAACATGGAAAAGGACCTAGCATATGGGACACTTTCACCAGAGAACAtccag AGGGAAAAATCAGTGGGGGAGTGAACCAAGAAGGGATCACATTCTACAATAACCTCATAAATGAGCTACTATCTCAAG gTTTAAAACCTTTTATAACTCTATTCCATTGGGATGTTCCACAAGCCCTTGAAGAGGAGTATGGTGGATTCTTGAGCCAAAACATAGT GGATGATTATCGGAACTACGTGGATGTCTGTTTCAAAGAATTTGGTGATAGAGTAAAGTATTGGGTCACAATTAACGAGCCAAATTCATTTACCATTGGGGGCTACGTAACAGGAATTGAAGCACCTGGTCGATGTTCTAACCATATCGGAAATTGCACATATGGGAACTCCGGGATAGAACCCTATATAGTGGGACATAATTTACTACTTTCTCATGCAACTGCTGTGAAATTATACAAGGAAAAGTATCAG GAATCTCAAATGGGAGAAATTGGCATTTCAGTACAAAGTTATTGGGATTTGCCTAAATACCAAACAGTTGCTAGCATCAAGGCTGCCTTTAGAGGTCTTGATTTTAGGTTTGGATG GTTTGTTGATCCAATTATTTTTGGTGACTATCCTGAGATCATGCGAGTTTTGGTGGCAACTCGACTACCTATATTTACTGAATCGCAATCCAAGATGTTAAAAGGTTCTCTGGATTTCCTTGGAGTAAATTACTATACTGCAAGATATGCTGATGACTCTACATCTTCTAGTAGCGTCAACCTAAGTTACACAACAGATAGCCTCGTAAATTTGACCA TCACTCTATTCAATGCCACAGCGGAGAAGGATGGCATTCCTATTGGTCAACCA ACCGCTGCTGATTGGCTGTTCGTTTATCCAAGAGGAATTCGAGAACTTATGCTATatgtgaagaaaaaatataataatccACCTATTTACATTACCGAAAATG GAGTTGATGATAATGACTCATTGCCAATTCAAAAGGCTCTCAATGATAGCTTGAGGATAAAATACTACCATTGTCACCTATCAAATCTCTTGAAGGCCATAAG GGCTGGGGTTGATGTGAGAGGATACTTTGCGTGGTCATTTCTTGATAACTTTGAATGGGAATCTGGTTATACTCTTCGATTTGGCATCACTTATGTAGATTACAAAAATGGGTTGACAAGATACCTGAAAAGCTCtgccttttggtttaaaaattttctccaaaaggAAAATGTCATCCGAAGCAAACCTTTGTTGTACCATGATAGTAATTGA
- the LOC142618083 gene encoding beta-glucosidase 17-like isoform X6 — translation MGSWRKSSMEVIHHHHHLFLYVLLFVVYFFSCTESLSRSDFPAGFIFGGASSAYQYEGAAFQHGKGPSIWDTFTREHPEKIADHTTGDIADDFYYVFKGDIALMKEIGLDFFRFSISWTRILPKGKISGGVNQEGITFYNNLINELLSQGLKPFITLFHWDVPQALEEEYGGFLSQNIVDDYRNYVDVCFKEFGDRVKYWVTINEPNSFTIGGYVTGIEAPGRCSNHIGNCTYGNSGIEPYIVGHNLLLSHATAVKLYKEKYQESQMGEIGISVQSYWDLPKYQTVASIKAAFRGLDFRFGWFVDPIIFGDYPEIMRVLVATRLPIFTESQSKMLKAEKDGIPIGQPTAADWLFVYPRGIRELMLYVKKKYNNPPIYITENGVDDNDSLPIQKALNDSLRIKYYHCHLSNLLKAIRAGVDVRGYFAWSFLDNFEWESGYTLRFGITYVDYKNGLTRYLKSSAFWFKNFLQKENVIRSKPLLYHDSN, via the exons ATGGGGAGTTGGAGAAAGTCAAGCATGGAAGTaattcatcatcatcaccatctcTTTTTGTATGTGCTGCTTTTTGTAGTCTATTTTTTCTCTTGCACTGAAAGTCTTAGTCGGAGTGATTTTCCAGCTGGTTTCATATTTGGAGGGGCCTCAAGTGCTTACCAG TATGAAGGGGCTGCATTTCAACATGGAAAAGGACCTAGCATATGGGACACTTTCACCAGAGAACAtccag AAAAAATTGCAGACCATACCACCGGAGATATAGCTGATGATTTTTACTATGTTTTTAAG GGGGACATAGCTTTGATGAAAGAAATTGGTTTAGACTTCTTTAGGTTCTCCATCTCATGGACCAGAATACTACCTA AGGGAAAAATCAGTGGGGGAGTGAACCAAGAAGGGATCACATTCTACAATAACCTCATAAATGAGCTACTATCTCAAG gTTTAAAACCTTTTATAACTCTATTCCATTGGGATGTTCCACAAGCCCTTGAAGAGGAGTATGGTGGATTCTTGAGCCAAAACATAGT GGATGATTATCGGAACTACGTGGATGTCTGTTTCAAAGAATTTGGTGATAGAGTAAAGTATTGGGTCACAATTAACGAGCCAAATTCATTTACCATTGGGGGCTACGTAACAGGAATTGAAGCACCTGGTCGATGTTCTAACCATATCGGAAATTGCACATATGGGAACTCCGGGATAGAACCCTATATAGTGGGACATAATTTACTACTTTCTCATGCAACTGCTGTGAAATTATACAAGGAAAAGTATCAG GAATCTCAAATGGGAGAAATTGGCATTTCAGTACAAAGTTATTGGGATTTGCCTAAATACCAAACAGTTGCTAGCATCAAGGCTGCCTTTAGAGGTCTTGATTTTAGGTTTGGATG GTTTGTTGATCCAATTATTTTTGGTGACTATCCTGAGATCATGCGAGTTTTGGTGGCAACTCGACTACCTATATTTACTGAATCGCAATCCAAGATGTTAAAAG CGGAGAAGGATGGCATTCCTATTGGTCAACCA ACCGCTGCTGATTGGCTGTTCGTTTATCCAAGAGGAATTCGAGAACTTATGCTATatgtgaagaaaaaatataataatccACCTATTTACATTACCGAAAATG GAGTTGATGATAATGACTCATTGCCAATTCAAAAGGCTCTCAATGATAGCTTGAGGATAAAATACTACCATTGTCACCTATCAAATCTCTTGAAGGCCATAAG GGCTGGGGTTGATGTGAGAGGATACTTTGCGTGGTCATTTCTTGATAACTTTGAATGGGAATCTGGTTATACTCTTCGATTTGGCATCACTTATGTAGATTACAAAAATGGGTTGACAAGATACCTGAAAAGCTCtgccttttggtttaaaaattttctccaaaaggAAAATGTCATCCGAAGCAAACCTTTGTTGTACCATGATAGTAATTGA
- the LOC142618083 gene encoding beta-glucosidase 13-like isoform X9 yields the protein MGSWRKSSMEVIHHHHHLFLYVLLFVVYFFSCTESLSRSDFPAGFIFGGASSAYQYEGAAFQHGKGPSIWDTFTREHPEKIADHTTGDIADDFYYVFKGDIALMKEIGLDFFRFSISWTRILPKGKISGGVNQEGITFYNNLINELLSQGLKPFITLFHWDVPQALEEEYGGFLSQNIVDDYRNYVDVCFKEFGDRVKYWVTINEPNSFTIGGYVTGIEAPGRCSNHIGNCTYGNSGIEPYIVGHNLLLSHATAVKLYKEKYQESQMGEIGISVQSYWDLPKYQTVASIKAAFRGLDFRFGCGEGWHSYWSTTADWLFVYPRGIRELMLYVKKKYNNPPIYITENGVDDNDSLPIQKALNDSLRIKYYHCHLSNLLKAIRAGVDVRGYFAWSFLDNFEWESGYTLRFGITYVDYKNGLTRYLKSSAFWFKNFLQKENVIRSKPLLYHDSN from the exons ATGGGGAGTTGGAGAAAGTCAAGCATGGAAGTaattcatcatcatcaccatctcTTTTTGTATGTGCTGCTTTTTGTAGTCTATTTTTTCTCTTGCACTGAAAGTCTTAGTCGGAGTGATTTTCCAGCTGGTTTCATATTTGGAGGGGCCTCAAGTGCTTACCAG TATGAAGGGGCTGCATTTCAACATGGAAAAGGACCTAGCATATGGGACACTTTCACCAGAGAACAtccag AAAAAATTGCAGACCATACCACCGGAGATATAGCTGATGATTTTTACTATGTTTTTAAG GGGGACATAGCTTTGATGAAAGAAATTGGTTTAGACTTCTTTAGGTTCTCCATCTCATGGACCAGAATACTACCTA AGGGAAAAATCAGTGGGGGAGTGAACCAAGAAGGGATCACATTCTACAATAACCTCATAAATGAGCTACTATCTCAAG gTTTAAAACCTTTTATAACTCTATTCCATTGGGATGTTCCACAAGCCCTTGAAGAGGAGTATGGTGGATTCTTGAGCCAAAACATAGT GGATGATTATCGGAACTACGTGGATGTCTGTTTCAAAGAATTTGGTGATAGAGTAAAGTATTGGGTCACAATTAACGAGCCAAATTCATTTACCATTGGGGGCTACGTAACAGGAATTGAAGCACCTGGTCGATGTTCTAACCATATCGGAAATTGCACATATGGGAACTCCGGGATAGAACCCTATATAGTGGGACATAATTTACTACTTTCTCATGCAACTGCTGTGAAATTATACAAGGAAAAGTATCAG GAATCTCAAATGGGAGAAATTGGCATTTCAGTACAAAGTTATTGGGATTTGCCTAAATACCAAACAGTTGCTAGCATCAAGGCTGCCTTTAGAGGTCTTGATTTTAGGTTTGGATG CGGAGAAGGATGGCATTCCTATTGGTCAACCA CTGCTGATTGGCTGTTCGTTTATCCAAGAGGAATTCGAGAACTTATGCTATatgtgaagaaaaaatataataatccACCTATTTACATTACCGAAAATG GAGTTGATGATAATGACTCATTGCCAATTCAAAAGGCTCTCAATGATAGCTTGAGGATAAAATACTACCATTGTCACCTATCAAATCTCTTGAAGGCCATAAG GGCTGGGGTTGATGTGAGAGGATACTTTGCGTGGTCATTTCTTGATAACTTTGAATGGGAATCTGGTTATACTCTTCGATTTGGCATCACTTATGTAGATTACAAAAATGGGTTGACAAGATACCTGAAAAGCTCtgccttttggtttaaaaattttctccaaaaggAAAATGTCATCCGAAGCAAACCTTTGTTGTACCATGATAGTAATTGA